In Flavobacterium lacustre, a genomic segment contains:
- a CDS encoding LamG-like jellyroll fold domain-containing protein: MKKTTLYFPKIIGTVIFLFISFLSYGQTQTFTTSGTFTVPSGITTLQVEAWGGGGKGGTRTSNGESGGGGGGAYAKKTVTVIPGTTYNLQVGTGSNSTAAGGDSWFMNSTTILAKGGNSVASNSSTAATGGSAATSIGTLKLAGGKGADGTTNKYGGGGGSSAGILLNGTDATNASGAIAPTGGGKGGNARSVDTGSGTVGSVPGGGGGGAYRIGSGTSAGGNGANGQVKLTWGPQEINVEGNNSTIANGDNTPSSADGTDFGSVDASLGTITKTFTIQNIGSSNLILSTISINSTEFSITAEPTYPATITGASSTTFSTTFNPTSSGTKTAIVSIGNNDSDELLYTFTITGSGTQTFYDSDGDLVFDNIDIDDDNDGIKDETEELNCESASANRVNYKFLNETFGTGNRTTINTTYDAYSSYCYEDGTAGTNTTDCPDLSTTDLNDGKYTVGSSAQIASWAASYWYLGKDHTTPSDPNGRMALFNASYTPGIFYTALITGSLPNVPITYSFWVINLDRTDAPGIATRLRPNIKVEFRDLNDNLLATITTNSITADGNWHQFTSSTLSFNVSAFKVIFINNETGGTGNDLAIDDIQITQTLCDLDYDGVADLFDLDADNDGIEDVIEVGLGNLSNGKGKISTAWADTNNNGLHDSAEAAATVAAIDSDGDGVPDYIDLDSDNDTLFDVDESGAGNTNAPTGYINGDGDSTGDGRGDGLESEAFRSKDTNGDGIIEGYGDGILDLYDYGIVSGATTSISPANFQIAYGNLDQGTTTAPYLNYVLDTDSDGIPDYLDVKSDGVTFDISKTLFANLDTDADGIIGASGYKTDSDKDGILDSFDTNTAYFGSPRDLNKKLYLDFDGRNDYGQSTAILGGLASATLMAWINLNATFADEGVIIGQDKFQLRITAAKKLEAEVNGTTVTFGTALSSSRWYHVGVVYNGDTIQLFLNGTVVESQAKTGAIDADASLLTIGKAPLISTKYFKGKIDEVRVFNIGLTDSQFQRIVYQEINENSIQLTGAIIPKEVAKATETAVPFANMIRCYRMDAYKDDVIDDLSTAAIDLTGTKIVNHKNIYVQEAPMPFLTERDGDFATAVNSTTKEIAGQDIMDQDWSIVKVQHNITETANNIDLGMLVDAGKNIIINNDNKIQNDWYLKLDGKIDLVGQSQLVQTINSDLDVASSGSIERDQQGQSNKYNYNYWSSPVNPVNTTGNNTNYTVAEVMKDGTTTTPQNITWVSGYDGSLTTPISLANYWIFKFENNLSLYANWIQAGQSGALRVGQGYTLKGCGVSGTQNYTFTGKPNNGTITSNTVSAGQLLLVGNPYPSALDGYAFIEDNLNTINTTQQNGLNGSLYFWEHSSDNNTHILVDYKGGYAVLNLSGGVAPVVPTGISGVGLSAKIPKQYIPVGQGFFVYGKTGGGGPVIFNNGQRSFQKESDIPASAGNTLFKTNTTSKKAKVVVTNTNDPVKKDTNKKIRLGFNSYNNYHRQVLLAFMGEKATSGIDYGYDARRMDNYPNDMYLINGNEKLVIEGESVFNKKSSYPIGVKTATAGVVEFKLDSLENFNKEQPIYIYDDETKTYNDIRENGYKVTLPQGENKTRFALRFNDKVKSNTNGNNRNNGNFENEDQDENKSEANGTIEQTVTDNQNNDYDITITHLQESNMLIINNTKPDITVEKVTLYNSIGQSVNSWEVGQQEQQNIQIPINSLSTGIYIAQIKTTTGIISKKIILK; this comes from the coding sequence ATGAAAAAAACTACTTTATATTTTCCCAAAATAATTGGTACAGTAATATTCTTGTTCATTAGTTTTTTAAGTTATGGGCAAACACAAACTTTTACAACCTCAGGCACTTTTACTGTTCCCAGCGGAATTACCACACTGCAAGTAGAAGCTTGGGGTGGCGGTGGAAAAGGTGGTACCAGAACGAGCAATGGAGAATCTGGTGGCGGTGGCGGTGGCGCATACGCAAAAAAAACAGTTACAGTTATTCCAGGAACAACATATAATTTACAGGTAGGTACAGGAAGCAATTCTACTGCAGCCGGTGGTGATTCTTGGTTCATGAATAGCACCACTATTTTGGCAAAAGGAGGAAATAGTGTTGCAAGCAATAGTTCAACTGCCGCAACAGGTGGATCTGCTGCTACATCAATTGGTACGCTTAAATTAGCAGGAGGTAAAGGAGCCGATGGAACTACAAATAAATACGGCGGCGGCGGCGGATCTTCCGCTGGTATTTTACTAAATGGAACAGATGCCACAAACGCTTCAGGCGCAATAGCTCCAACAGGCGGAGGTAAAGGCGGTAATGCAAGATCCGTAGATACAGGAAGCGGAACTGTAGGAAGTGTTCCTGGCGGAGGTGGCGGAGGTGCTTATAGAATTGGTTCTGGAACTTCAGCCGGAGGAAATGGAGCAAATGGTCAGGTAAAATTAACTTGGGGACCACAAGAAATTAACGTAGAAGGAAATAATAGTACTATTGCAAATGGAGACAATACTCCATCAAGTGCAGACGGAACAGACTTTGGATCAGTTGACGCCAGTTTGGGAACAATAACAAAAACGTTTACAATCCAAAATATTGGTTCCAGTAACTTAATCCTCAGCACCATCAGTATAAACAGTACGGAATTTTCAATCACGGCAGAACCAACTTATCCTGCAACAATAACAGGTGCAAGTAGTACTACTTTTTCAACAACTTTTAACCCTACAAGTTCAGGAACCAAGACGGCAATTGTCAGTATCGGAAATAACGATAGTGATGAACTGTTATATACTTTTACAATAACAGGATCTGGAACCCAAACCTTTTATGATAGTGATGGCGACTTAGTCTTTGACAACATTGACATAGATGACGATAACGATGGCATCAAAGATGAAACCGAAGAATTAAATTGTGAATCAGCGAGTGCAAACAGAGTCAATTACAAATTCTTGAACGAAACATTTGGAACCGGAAACAGAACTACTATTAATACCACATATGACGCCTACTCTAGCTATTGTTATGAAGATGGAACCGCAGGAACCAATACGACAGATTGTCCCGATTTAAGTACTACCGATTTAAATGATGGAAAGTATACCGTAGGATCAAGCGCACAAATTGCGTCATGGGCAGCAAGCTATTGGTACTTAGGAAAAGATCATACCACACCTTCTGACCCTAACGGAAGAATGGCACTTTTTAATGCTTCATATACACCGGGAATTTTCTACACTGCACTAATAACTGGTTCGTTACCAAATGTTCCGATTACGTATAGTTTTTGGGTAATAAACTTAGATAGAACAGATGCTCCGGGAATCGCAACCCGATTAAGACCCAATATCAAAGTAGAATTTAGAGACCTCAACGACAACTTATTGGCTACTATAACAACTAACTCCATTACGGCGGATGGAAACTGGCACCAATTTACCTCATCGACATTATCCTTTAATGTAAGTGCTTTCAAAGTTATTTTTATCAATAACGAAACTGGAGGTACTGGTAATGATTTAGCCATTGATGACATTCAAATCACACAAACTTTATGCGATTTAGACTATGATGGTGTGGCTGATTTATTTGACTTAGATGCGGACAATGATGGTATAGAAGACGTCATTGAAGTAGGTTTAGGGAATTTAAGTAACGGAAAAGGAAAGATTAGTACCGCTTGGGCAGACACTAACAACAATGGTTTACACGATAGTGCAGAAGCAGCCGCTACCGTTGCTGCTATCGATTCTGATGGAGATGGCGTACCCGATTATATTGATTTAGATAGTGATAATGATACACTTTTTGATGTGGATGAATCAGGTGCGGGAAATACCAATGCGCCAACAGGCTATATCAATGGCGATGGCGATAGCACAGGTGACGGAAGAGGTGACGGATTAGAATCGGAAGCTTTCAGAAGTAAAGACACCAATGGTGACGGAATTATAGAAGGCTATGGAGATGGAATACTGGATCTTTATGATTACGGAATAGTTTCTGGAGCCACCACATCAATTAGTCCGGCTAATTTTCAGATTGCCTACGGAAATTTAGACCAAGGAACCACAACCGCACCTTACCTAAATTACGTTTTAGACACAGACAGTGATGGAATACCGGATTATCTGGATGTAAAATCCGACGGAGTAACTTTTGACATTTCAAAAACATTGTTTGCCAATTTAGACACTGATGCTGACGGAATCATTGGAGCTTCCGGATACAAAACTGATAGCGACAAAGATGGAATACTCGATTCTTTTGATACAAATACCGCTTATTTTGGTTCTCCAAGAGACTTAAACAAAAAATTATACCTTGATTTTGACGGAAGAAACGACTACGGCCAAAGTACCGCAATACTTGGAGGATTAGCCAGTGCAACCCTCATGGCATGGATAAATTTAAATGCAACATTTGCTGACGAAGGTGTAATTATTGGACAAGATAAATTTCAATTGCGAATTACAGCTGCCAAAAAACTCGAAGCAGAAGTAAATGGAACCACTGTTACATTCGGAACAGCCTTAAGCAGTTCTAGATGGTATCATGTTGGGGTAGTTTACAACGGTGATACCATACAATTATTTTTGAACGGAACTGTAGTGGAATCCCAAGCAAAAACTGGAGCTATTGATGCAGATGCATCCTTGCTAACCATCGGAAAAGCCCCGTTAATAAGTACAAAATATTTTAAAGGAAAAATAGATGAAGTACGCGTTTTTAACATAGGACTAACCGACTCTCAATTCCAACGTATCGTTTATCAGGAAATTAATGAAAATAGTATCCAGTTAACAGGAGCTATAATCCCTAAAGAGGTAGCAAAAGCAACCGAAACGGCAGTACCATTTGCCAATATGATTCGTTGCTACAGAATGGATGCTTACAAAGATGACGTCATAGACGATTTGAGTACCGCTGCTATTGACCTTACAGGAACAAAAATAGTCAATCATAAAAACATATATGTTCAAGAAGCACCAATGCCTTTTTTGACCGAACGAGACGGTGATTTTGCAACAGCAGTCAATAGCACAACAAAAGAAATTGCAGGGCAGGATATAATGGATCAAGATTGGTCTATTGTAAAAGTGCAACACAACATCACCGAAACAGCAAACAATATTGATTTAGGAATGTTGGTAGATGCGGGTAAAAACATCATCATCAATAATGATAACAAAATACAAAATGATTGGTATTTAAAATTAGACGGAAAAATAGATTTAGTTGGTCAATCTCAATTGGTACAAACCATAAACAGCGATTTAGATGTAGCAAGTTCCGGTTCTATAGAAAGAGACCAACAAGGACAATCCAACAAATACAATTATAACTATTGGAGTTCCCCGGTGAATCCCGTAAACACAACCGGTAACAATACGAATTATACCGTTGCCGAAGTAATGAAAGACGGAACAACAACTACACCCCAAAACATTACTTGGGTGTCAGGATATGACGGATCATTAACTACTCCGATAAGTTTAGCCAACTATTGGATATTTAAATTTGAAAACAATTTGAGTCTTTATGCCAATTGGATTCAAGCTGGACAAAGCGGCGCATTGCGAGTTGGGCAGGGATATACTTTAAAAGGATGTGGTGTTTCAGGAACACAAAACTATACCTTTACAGGAAAACCAAATAACGGAACGATAACTTCCAATACGGTTTCTGCCGGCCAGTTATTACTAGTAGGAAATCCTTATCCGTCAGCATTAGATGGGTATGCTTTCATCGAAGACAACCTGAATACTATAAACACAACGCAACAAAACGGTCTGAACGGAAGCTTATATTTCTGGGAACATTCCTCCGACAACAACACCCATATTTTGGTTGATTATAAAGGAGGTTATGCCGTTCTAAATTTATCTGGAGGTGTAGCACCTGTTGTACCAACCGGAATTAGCGGTGTAGGTTTAAGTGCAAAAATCCCGAAACAATACATTCCGGTAGGACAAGGATTCTTTGTCTACGGGAAAACAGGCGGCGGAGGTCCCGTAATTTTCAACAACGGTCAACGAAGTTTTCAAAAAGAAAGTGATATTCCTGCTTCTGCCGGTAACACGCTTTTTAAAACAAATACAACCAGCAAAAAAGCAAAAGTAGTAGTCACTAATACAAATGATCCGGTAAAAAAAGACACAAACAAAAAAATTCGTTTAGGATTTAATTCCTATAATAATTACCACCGTCAAGTCTTGTTAGCTTTTATGGGAGAAAAAGCAACCAGCGGAATCGATTATGGATATGATGCACGTAGAATGGATAATTATCCTAATGATATGTATTTAATAAATGGAAACGAAAAATTAGTAATAGAAGGAGAATCTGTTTTCAATAAAAAATCAAGCTATCCTATTGGGGTAAAAACAGCTACAGCCGGAGTTGTCGAGTTCAAATTAGATTCTTTAGAAAATTTCAATAAAGAACAACCAATATATATTTATGATGACGAAACAAAAACCTACAACGACATTCGTGAAAATGGATATAAAGTAACACTTCCACAAGGAGAAAATAAAACACGATTTGCACTTCGATTTAATGACAAAGTAAAAAGTAATACCAATGGAAACAATAGAAATAATGGCAATTTTGAAAATGAAGATCAAGATGAAAATAAATCAGAAGCGAATGGTACTATAGAACAAACCGTAACTGATAATCAAAATAACGATTATGACATTACGATTACACATCTTCAAGAAAGCAACATGCTGATCATCAACAATACAAAACCAGATATTACCGTAGAAAA